From a single Calothrix sp. NIES-2098 genomic region:
- a CDS encoding tRNA modification GTPase TrmE encodes MSEIFATTGTIAAIATAVVPQQGSVGIVRVSGSQAIAIAKTLFHAPGRQVWESHRILYGYIRHPKTQKLVDEALLLIMQSPRSYTREDVVEFHCHGGIMAVQQVLQLCLENGARLAQPGEFTLRAFLNGRLDLTQAEGIADLVGARSPQAAQTALAGLQGKLAHPIRQLRANCLDILAEIEARIDFEEDLPPLDDKAIISAIENIAAEITKLLATKDKGELLRTGLKVAIVGRPNVGKSSLLNAWSRSDRAIVTDLPGTTRDVVESQLVVGGIPVQVLDTAGIRETTDQVEKIGVERSRRAASAADLVLLTIDAAAGWTEGDREIYEQVQHRPLILVINKIDLVKESVKNSLQSKTLNFKHQIFTAAAQNLGIEDLETAILEIVQAGKVHAADLDLAINQRQAAALTKAKISLEQVQYTITQQLPLDFWTIDLRDAVYALGEITGEEVTESVLDRIFSRFCIGK; translated from the coding sequence ATGTCGGAAATATTTGCCACTACTGGAACCATCGCCGCGATCGCAACTGCTGTTGTCCCGCAACAGGGTAGCGTGGGTATTGTGCGGGTATCTGGTTCCCAAGCGATCGCGATCGCCAAAACGCTCTTTCATGCACCTGGGCGTCAGGTTTGGGAAAGTCACCGCATTCTCTACGGCTACATCCGTCACCCGAAGACACAAAAGTTGGTGGATGAAGCTTTGTTGTTGATTATGCAATCACCCCGTTCTTACACCCGTGAAGATGTGGTGGAATTCCATTGTCACGGCGGAATTATGGCAGTGCAGCAGGTGTTGCAATTATGTTTGGAAAATGGCGCAAGACTGGCACAGCCAGGAGAATTTACACTCCGTGCCTTTTTGAATGGGCGATTAGATTTGACACAAGCCGAAGGTATTGCTGATTTGGTGGGAGCGCGATCGCCGCAAGCTGCTCAAACTGCTTTAGCTGGTTTACAAGGTAAATTAGCTCATCCAATTCGCCAGTTACGCGCTAACTGTTTGGATATTTTGGCAGAAATCGAAGCGCGGATCGATTTTGAGGAAGACTTACCTCCGCTGGATGATAAAGCTATAATATCAGCAATTGAGAACATTGCCGCAGAAATTACTAAGTTATTAGCAACTAAAGACAAAGGCGAACTGTTACGCACAGGTTTAAAAGTAGCAATTGTTGGGCGACCAAATGTAGGGAAATCAAGCTTGCTGAACGCTTGGAGCAGGAGCGATCGCGCCATCGTCACCGATTTACCTGGAACCACCCGCGATGTTGTGGAATCGCAGTTAGTTGTCGGTGGTATTCCCGTGCAGGTGCTAGATACTGCGGGGATTCGCGAAACCACAGACCAGGTAGAAAAAATTGGCGTCGAGCGATCGCGCCGTGCTGCCAGTGCAGCCGATCTAGTGCTGTTAACCATTGATGCTGCCGCAGGTTGGACGGAAGGCGATCGGGAAATTTACGAACAGGTACAACACCGTCCATTGATTTTAGTAATTAACAAAATTGATTTAGTAAAAGAAAGCGTAAAAAATTCTCTGCAATCGAAAACCCTAAATTTTAAACATCAAATTTTTACCGCAGCAGCACAGAACCTAGGTATTGAAGATTTAGAAACAGCAATTTTAGAGATAGTGCAAGCTGGTAAAGTTCATGCTGCCGATCTAGATTTAGCAATTAACCAAAGACAAGCAGCAGCCTTAACAAAAGCCAAGATTTCTCTAGAGCAAGTGCAGTATACAATTACTCAA